The Mastomys coucha isolate ucsf_1 unplaced genomic scaffold, UCSF_Mcou_1 pScaffold14, whole genome shotgun sequence genome window below encodes:
- the Cnga3 gene encoding cyclic nucleotide-gated cation channel alpha-3 isoform X1, producing the protein MAKVNTQCSQPSPTQLSVKDMDRDLDHIENGLGRSHSPCEETSSTLQQGIAMETRGLAGSARSLFRSQGAARVSRLIISIRAWAARHLHEEDQTPDSFLDRFHGAELKEVSSQESNAQPNPGGQEPPDGGKGRKKDPIVVDPSSNIYYRWLTAIALPVFYNWCLLVCRACFDELQSEHLTLWLVLDYSADVLYVVDMLVRARTGFLEQGLMVRDTKRLWKHYTKTLHFKLDILSLIPTDLAYLKLGVNYPELRFNRLLKFSRLFEFFDRTETRTNYPNMFRIGNLVLYTLIIIHWNACIYFAISKFIGFGTDSWVYPNISKPEYGRLSRKYIYSLYWSTLTLTTIGETPPPVKDEEYLFVVIDFLVGVLIFATIVGNVGSMISNMNASRVEFQAKIDSIKQYMQFRKVTKDLETRVIRWFDYLWANRKTVDEKEVLKNLPDKLKAEIAINVHLDTLKKVRIFQDCEAGLLVELVLKLRPTVFSPGDYICKKGDIGREMYIIKEGKLAVVADDGVTQFVVLSDGSYFGEISILNIKGSKSGNRRTANIRSIGYSDLFCLSKDDLMEALTEYPDAKRALEEKGRQILMKDNLIDEDLVTARVDTRDVEEKVEYLESSLDILQTRFARLLAEYSASQMKLKQRLSQLERKMDREGHGFSTDRENSSKTD; encoded by the exons ATGGCCAAGGTCAACACCCAATGCTCGCAGCCCTCCCCCACCCAACTTTCAGTAAAGGACATGGACAGAGACCTCGATCACATAGAGAATGGCCTCGGCAG GTCTCACTCACCATGTGAGGAGACATCTTCCACTCTGCAGCAAGGGATCGCCATGGAGACCCGAGGACTGGCTGGATCTGCACGGAGCTTATTCAGAAGCCAAGGAGCAGCCAG GGTGTCACGCCTCATCATCTCGATTCGAGCGTGGGCTGCCAGGCACTTACACGAGGAAGACCAGACACCTGACTCCTTTTTGGATCGATTCCATGGAGCTGAGCTTAAGGAGGTATCCAGCCAGGAAAGCAATGCCCAGCCCAACCCAGGAGGACAGGAGCCACCAGACGGAGGGAAAGG CAGGAAGAAGGACCCCATTGTGGTGGACCCCTCTAGCAACATCTACTACCGCTGGCTGACTGCCATCGCTCTCCCGGTCTTCTATAACTGGTGTCTACTTGTGTGCAG GGCCTGTTTTGATGAGTTACAGTCAGAGCACCTGACCCTGTGGCTGGTCCTGGACTACTCTGCAGATGTCCTTTATGTTGTGGACATGCTGGTTCGAGCCCGGACAG GTTTCCTTGAGCAAGGCTTAATGGTCAGGGATACCAAGAGGCTGTGGAAACATTACACAAAGACCTTGCACTTCAAGCTGGACATCCTGTCTCTCATCCCCACAGACCTGGCTTATTTAAAGTTGGGCGTGAACTACCCGGAACTGAGGTTCAACCGCCTCCTGAAGTTCTCTCGGCTCTTTGAATTCTTTGACCGCACGGAGACAAGGACCAACTACCCCAATATGTTCAGGATAGGGAACTTGGTTCTGTACACACTCATCATCATCCACTGGAATGCCTGTATCTACTTTGCCATTTCCAAGTTCATTGGTTTTGGGACAGACTCCTGGGTCTACCCAAACATCTCCAAGCCTGAGTATGGACGTCTCTCCAGGAAGTACATTTACAGTCTCTACTGGTCCACCTTGACCCTGACCACTATTGGTGAAACCCCACCCCCTGTGAAGGATGAGGAGTATCTCTTTGTGGTCATAGACTTCCTGGTGGGTGTCCTGATCTTCGCCACTATAGTAGGCAATGTGGGCTCCATGATTTCCAACATGAACGCTTCCCGGGTAGAGTTCCAGGCTAAGATTGATTCTATCAAGCAGTACATGCAGTTCCGGAAGGTAACCAAGGACTTGGAGACCCGGGTTATCCGGTGGTTTGACTATCTATGGGCTAACAGGAAGACGGTGGATGAGAAGGAAGTACTCAAAAATCTCCCAGACAAGCTGAAGGCTGAGATCGCCATCAACGTGCACCTGGACACGCTGAAGAAGGTCCGAATCTTCCAGGACTGTGAGGCAGGGCTGTTGGTGGAGCTGGTGCTGAAGCTCCGTCCCACTGTGTTCAGCCCCGGGGACTACATATGCAAAAAGGGGGACATTGGAAGGGAGATGTATATCATCAAGGAGGgcaagctggctgtggtggctgaTGATGGAGTCACCCAGTTTGTGGTCCTCAGTGATGGCAGTTACTTTGGGGAGATCAGCATCTTAAACATCAAGGGGAGCAAGTCAGGGAACCGCAGGACGGCCAACATCAGGAGCATTGGCTACTCAGACCTGTTCTGCCTCTCCAAGGACGACCTCATGGAGGCCCTCACCGAGTACCCAGACGCTAAGAGGGCTCTGGAGGAAAAGGGTCGGCAGATTCTCATGAAGGACAACCTAATTGATGAGGACCTGGTCACGGCCAGGGTAGATACCAGGGACGTCGAGGAGAAGGTCGAGTACCTGGAGTCATCCCTGGACATCTTGCAGACAAGGTTTGCACGACTCCTGGCTGAGTACAGTGCCTCCCAGATGAAGCTGAAACAGCGGCTCAGCCAGCTGGAGAGGAAGATGGACAGGGAGGGTCATGGCTTCTCAACTGATAGGGAGAACTCTTCAAAGACTGACTGA
- the Cnga3 gene encoding cyclic nucleotide-gated cation channel alpha-3 isoform X2: MAKVNTQCSQPSPTQLSVKDMDRDLDHIENGLGRVSRLIISIRAWAARHLHEEDQTPDSFLDRFHGAELKEVSSQESNAQPNPGGQEPPDGGKGRKKDPIVVDPSSNIYYRWLTAIALPVFYNWCLLVCRACFDELQSEHLTLWLVLDYSADVLYVVDMLVRARTGFLEQGLMVRDTKRLWKHYTKTLHFKLDILSLIPTDLAYLKLGVNYPELRFNRLLKFSRLFEFFDRTETRTNYPNMFRIGNLVLYTLIIIHWNACIYFAISKFIGFGTDSWVYPNISKPEYGRLSRKYIYSLYWSTLTLTTIGETPPPVKDEEYLFVVIDFLVGVLIFATIVGNVGSMISNMNASRVEFQAKIDSIKQYMQFRKVTKDLETRVIRWFDYLWANRKTVDEKEVLKNLPDKLKAEIAINVHLDTLKKVRIFQDCEAGLLVELVLKLRPTVFSPGDYICKKGDIGREMYIIKEGKLAVVADDGVTQFVVLSDGSYFGEISILNIKGSKSGNRRTANIRSIGYSDLFCLSKDDLMEALTEYPDAKRALEEKGRQILMKDNLIDEDLVTARVDTRDVEEKVEYLESSLDILQTRFARLLAEYSASQMKLKQRLSQLERKMDREGHGFSTDRENSSKTD; the protein is encoded by the exons ATGGCCAAGGTCAACACCCAATGCTCGCAGCCCTCCCCCACCCAACTTTCAGTAAAGGACATGGACAGAGACCTCGATCACATAGAGAATGGCCTCGGCAG GGTGTCACGCCTCATCATCTCGATTCGAGCGTGGGCTGCCAGGCACTTACACGAGGAAGACCAGACACCTGACTCCTTTTTGGATCGATTCCATGGAGCTGAGCTTAAGGAGGTATCCAGCCAGGAAAGCAATGCCCAGCCCAACCCAGGAGGACAGGAGCCACCAGACGGAGGGAAAGG CAGGAAGAAGGACCCCATTGTGGTGGACCCCTCTAGCAACATCTACTACCGCTGGCTGACTGCCATCGCTCTCCCGGTCTTCTATAACTGGTGTCTACTTGTGTGCAG GGCCTGTTTTGATGAGTTACAGTCAGAGCACCTGACCCTGTGGCTGGTCCTGGACTACTCTGCAGATGTCCTTTATGTTGTGGACATGCTGGTTCGAGCCCGGACAG GTTTCCTTGAGCAAGGCTTAATGGTCAGGGATACCAAGAGGCTGTGGAAACATTACACAAAGACCTTGCACTTCAAGCTGGACATCCTGTCTCTCATCCCCACAGACCTGGCTTATTTAAAGTTGGGCGTGAACTACCCGGAACTGAGGTTCAACCGCCTCCTGAAGTTCTCTCGGCTCTTTGAATTCTTTGACCGCACGGAGACAAGGACCAACTACCCCAATATGTTCAGGATAGGGAACTTGGTTCTGTACACACTCATCATCATCCACTGGAATGCCTGTATCTACTTTGCCATTTCCAAGTTCATTGGTTTTGGGACAGACTCCTGGGTCTACCCAAACATCTCCAAGCCTGAGTATGGACGTCTCTCCAGGAAGTACATTTACAGTCTCTACTGGTCCACCTTGACCCTGACCACTATTGGTGAAACCCCACCCCCTGTGAAGGATGAGGAGTATCTCTTTGTGGTCATAGACTTCCTGGTGGGTGTCCTGATCTTCGCCACTATAGTAGGCAATGTGGGCTCCATGATTTCCAACATGAACGCTTCCCGGGTAGAGTTCCAGGCTAAGATTGATTCTATCAAGCAGTACATGCAGTTCCGGAAGGTAACCAAGGACTTGGAGACCCGGGTTATCCGGTGGTTTGACTATCTATGGGCTAACAGGAAGACGGTGGATGAGAAGGAAGTACTCAAAAATCTCCCAGACAAGCTGAAGGCTGAGATCGCCATCAACGTGCACCTGGACACGCTGAAGAAGGTCCGAATCTTCCAGGACTGTGAGGCAGGGCTGTTGGTGGAGCTGGTGCTGAAGCTCCGTCCCACTGTGTTCAGCCCCGGGGACTACATATGCAAAAAGGGGGACATTGGAAGGGAGATGTATATCATCAAGGAGGgcaagctggctgtggtggctgaTGATGGAGTCACCCAGTTTGTGGTCCTCAGTGATGGCAGTTACTTTGGGGAGATCAGCATCTTAAACATCAAGGGGAGCAAGTCAGGGAACCGCAGGACGGCCAACATCAGGAGCATTGGCTACTCAGACCTGTTCTGCCTCTCCAAGGACGACCTCATGGAGGCCCTCACCGAGTACCCAGACGCTAAGAGGGCTCTGGAGGAAAAGGGTCGGCAGATTCTCATGAAGGACAACCTAATTGATGAGGACCTGGTCACGGCCAGGGTAGATACCAGGGACGTCGAGGAGAAGGTCGAGTACCTGGAGTCATCCCTGGACATCTTGCAGACAAGGTTTGCACGACTCCTGGCTGAGTACAGTGCCTCCCAGATGAAGCTGAAACAGCGGCTCAGCCAGCTGGAGAGGAAGATGGACAGGGAGGGTCATGGCTTCTCAACTGATAGGGAGAACTCTTCAAAGACTGACTGA